In Geotalea uraniireducens, one genomic interval encodes:
- the hisG gene encoding ATP phosphoribosyltransferase produces MTDYITIAIPKGRILEESVALFRKIGINCDELLSDTRKLIFENAADRLRYMIVRATDVPTYVEYGCADLGIVGKDTLMEQEKDLYEPLDLKFGYCRMMVAEPAGLARDDDPASWSNIRIATKYPNVTEKYFAGKGIQVEIVKLYGSIELAPLVGLSERIVDLVSTGETLRQNGLVEVETIAEITTRLIVNRASLKTKHPRITEIIEALEKQV; encoded by the coding sequence ATGACCGACTACATCACCATCGCCATTCCCAAAGGACGGATTCTCGAAGAGTCCGTCGCCCTGTTCAGGAAAATCGGCATCAACTGCGACGAGTTGCTTTCCGACACGCGCAAGCTGATCTTCGAAAATGCCGCCGACCGGCTGCGCTATATGATCGTCCGGGCCACCGACGTTCCCACCTACGTGGAATATGGCTGCGCCGATCTGGGGATCGTCGGCAAGGATACCCTGATGGAGCAGGAGAAGGACCTCTACGAGCCGCTGGACCTCAAGTTCGGCTACTGCCGGATGATGGTCGCCGAACCGGCCGGGCTCGCCCGTGACGACGATCCGGCCAGCTGGTCCAACATCCGGATCGCCACCAAGTATCCCAATGTGACGGAAAAATATTTCGCCGGCAAGGGGATCCAGGTGGAAATCGTCAAGCTTTACGGCTCGATCGAGTTGGCACCGCTGGTTGGGCTCTCGGAGCGGATCGTCGACCTGGTCTCCACCGGCGAGACCCTCCGCCAGAACGGCCTCGTCGAGGTCGAAACCATCGCCGAGATCACCACCCGGCTGATCGTCAACCGGGCGAGCCTCAAGACCAAACATCCGCGGATTACCGAAATTATCGAAGCGCTGGAAAAACAGGTGTAA